In the genome of Deltaproteobacteria bacterium RBG_16_64_85, one region contains:
- a CDS encoding macrolide ABC transporter ATP-binding protein — protein MGSAAGSEPLLRLRGVGKIYEGGEQPVVGLEGVDLDIFPGDFLAVMGPSGSGKSTLMNLLGCLDVPTSGTYEIKGTPVTRLSQESLAEMRNREIGFIFQVFHLLPRYTALKNVELPLLYAGVGREERSRRALESLRAVGIEDRKNHLSNQLSGGQKQKVAIARALVNRPSLLLADEPTGNLDSKSGEELLGILTRLNAEGATIVLVTHDLAIARNARRIVYIVDGRLVTPEEYRELRG, from the coding sequence TTGGGATCCGCAGCCGGAAGTGAGCCCCTCCTCCGCCTGAGGGGAGTCGGCAAGATTTACGAGGGCGGGGAGCAGCCCGTCGTCGGGCTCGAAGGGGTCGACCTCGACATCTTCCCCGGCGACTTCCTCGCCGTGATGGGCCCGTCGGGATCGGGCAAGTCCACCCTCATGAACCTCCTGGGCTGCCTGGACGTCCCCACTTCCGGGACCTACGAGATCAAGGGGACTCCGGTGACCCGGCTGTCTCAGGAATCCCTGGCGGAGATGCGGAACCGGGAGATCGGCTTCATCTTCCAGGTGTTCCACCTTCTACCCCGCTACACCGCCCTGAAAAACGTGGAGCTCCCCCTGCTCTATGCCGGCGTCGGGCGGGAGGAACGCTCCCGTCGGGCGCTCGAATCGTTGCGGGCCGTGGGGATCGAGGACCGGAAGAACCACCTCTCCAACCAGCTCTCCGGCGGCCAGAAGCAGAAGGTCGCCATCGCCCGCGCGCTCGTGAACCGCCCCTCCCTTCTGCTGGCCGACGAGCCGACGGGGAACCTGGACTCGAAATCCGGCGAGGAGCTGCTGGGAATCCTCACCCGTCTCAACGCCGAAGGTGCGACGATCGTCCTGGTCACGCACGACCTCGCCATCGCCCGGAACGCCAGGCGCATCGTCTACATCGTCGACGGCCGTCTGGTGACGCCGGAGGAGTACCGGGAGCTGCGCGGATGA
- a CDS encoding fructose-bisphosphate aldolase — MNWTALKKFVPPNAAAKVPRDHPACPLNGRDVFKALSPHKGIVMACNIRIPSVIPGIMRAADELGAVVAFELAKTEGNVDGGYTGMNPETFVHTILSHAERVNFSVPFVIHGDHITVKNTSAKEIDEARALIAAELSAGYTSFAIDASFNPIPENARITALLSAPIRERKLGLEVEVGEIKSAGSESTLSTVEEAVELMERLSAAGVAADLLAINNGSKHGNYLEGEKIFIDLERTGQIHAAVHARFGVDIAQHGITGTPLHLIGRFADYGIRKGNVGTQWQNIAHEGLPTALMQKMRDWAKGVGKDIKFATKPFKQEIDAIPAEYAEKIEKAAYREALQLFRAFRAEGTAKIVADSLAVKV, encoded by the coding sequence ATGAACTGGACGGCGTTGAAGAAGTTCGTGCCGCCGAACGCCGCGGCCAAGGTTCCACGGGACCATCCTGCCTGTCCGCTCAACGGGCGCGACGTCTTCAAGGCCCTTTCCCCGCACAAGGGGATCGTGATGGCGTGCAACATCCGCATCCCCTCGGTCATCCCGGGAATCATGAGGGCCGCCGACGAGCTGGGCGCGGTCGTGGCGTTCGAGCTTGCGAAGACGGAAGGAAACGTGGACGGGGGCTACACGGGGATGAACCCGGAGACCTTCGTCCACACGATCCTCTCCCATGCGGAGAGGGTGAACTTCTCCGTTCCGTTCGTCATCCACGGAGACCATATCACCGTCAAGAACACCTCCGCCAAGGAGATCGACGAGGCCCGCGCCCTGATCGCGGCAGAGCTTTCCGCCGGGTACACCTCCTTCGCGATCGACGCCTCCTTCAACCCGATCCCGGAGAATGCCCGGATCACCGCCTTGCTCTCCGCCCCGATCCGGGAGCGGAAGCTGGGGCTGGAGGTCGAAGTGGGGGAGATCAAATCCGCGGGGAGCGAGTCCACGCTGTCCACCGTGGAAGAGGCCGTCGAACTGATGGAGCGGCTCTCCGCCGCAGGGGTCGCAGCCGATCTTCTCGCCATCAACAACGGCTCCAAGCACGGCAACTACCTGGAGGGGGAGAAGATCTTCATCGACCTCGAGCGGACGGGGCAGATCCACGCGGCGGTCCACGCCCGGTTCGGTGTCGATATCGCGCAGCACGGGATCACCGGCACGCCGCTCCACCTGATCGGCCGGTTCGCCGACTACGGCATCCGCAAGGGGAATGTCGGCACGCAGTGGCAGAACATTGCCCACGAGGGGCTGCCCACCGCGCTGATGCAGAAGATGCGCGACTGGGCAAAGGGCGTCGGCAAGGACATCAAGTTCGCGACGAAGCCGTTCAAGCAGGAGATCGACGCGATCCCGGCCGAGTACGCGGAGAAGATCGAGAAGGCGGCCTACCGGGAAGCCCTCCAGCTCTTCCGGGCGTTTCGCGCCGAGGGGACCGCAAAGATCGTCGCCGATTCCCTCGCCGTCAAGGTCTAA
- a CDS encoding 16S rRNA (guanine(966)-N(2))-methyltransferase RsmD yields MRIVAGKWRGRTLRAPRGLAVRPTSDRVREAIFDILGERVYGMAVLDLFAGSGALGLEALSRGASQAVFVEPDPTAFGFLRKNIESLGAGQAEGHLLDYRQALRHLRARSMRFGLVFLDPPYGKGLAADSAAGLSRAGLLQPEGTVVVEEAFRAPEAAFPEEWELSVDRRYGGTRVRMFRVSS; encoded by the coding sequence TTGCGGATCGTCGCGGGGAAATGGCGGGGGAGGACCCTGCGAGCCCCGAGAGGCTTGGCTGTTCGGCCTACGTCGGACCGGGTGAGGGAAGCGATCTTCGACATCCTCGGGGAACGGGTGTACGGCATGGCCGTCCTCGACCTTTTCGCCGGAAGCGGGGCCCTGGGCCTGGAGGCGCTCTCCCGGGGGGCGTCACAGGCGGTATTCGTCGAACCCGATCCGACCGCATTCGGCTTTTTACGGAAGAACATCGAATCGCTGGGGGCCGGGCAAGCGGAAGGCCATCTCCTGGATTACCGGCAGGCGTTGCGCCACCTGCGGGCACGATCGATGCGGTTCGGCCTCGTGTTTCTCGACCCCCCGTACGGGAAGGGGCTGGCGGCGGATTCCGCGGCGGGACTTTCCCGGGCGGGCCTTCTCCAGCCGGAGGGCACGGTCGTGGTGGAGGAAGCGTTTCGGGCGCCCGAGGCTGCATTTCCGGAGGAGTGGGAGCTCTCCGTAGACCGGCGGTACGGCGGCACGAGGGTGAGAATGTTCAGGGTTTCCTCCTGA
- a CDS encoding pantetheine-phosphate adenylyltransferase encodes MRTIAVYPGSFDPPTFGHLDIIERSSRVFSQVIVAVASNLRKNVMFTPAERGAMLRKLTRPYSNVKVDSFRGLLVDYARDKGAHVLVRGLRAISDFEYEFQMAHMNKKLAPEMDTVFMMTGERYSYISSNIAKEIAAFGGKIDDLVPALVREKVLWKIRKSR; translated from the coding sequence ATGAGGACGATCGCGGTGTACCCAGGCTCGTTCGATCCCCCGACCTTCGGGCACCTCGACATCATTGAACGGTCGTCGCGGGTGTTCTCGCAGGTGATCGTCGCGGTGGCCAGCAACCTCCGGAAGAACGTCATGTTCACCCCGGCGGAGCGGGGGGCCATGCTGCGCAAGCTCACGCGGCCCTATTCCAACGTGAAGGTCGACTCCTTCCGCGGGCTCCTGGTCGATTACGCCCGGGACAAGGGGGCCCACGTGCTGGTCCGGGGCCTGCGGGCCATTTCGGATTTCGAATACGAGTTCCAGATGGCGCACATGAACAAGAAGCTGGCGCCCGAGATGGACACGGTCTTCATGATGACGGGGGAGCGGTACTCCTACATCAGCTCCAACATCGCCAAGGAGATCGCCGCCTTTGGTGGAAAGATCGACGACCTGGTCCCCGCGCTGGTCCGGGAGAAGGTCCTTTGGAAAATCAGGAAGAGCAGGTAG
- a CDS encoding aspartate aminotransferase — MKLAGRVGKIKPSPTLAITSKAKAMKAQGVDVVGFGAGEPDFDTPDHIKEAAKKALDEGYTKYTPVPGSPELKDAVIAKLKRDNGLEYGRENIIVSLGAKHSIYNVAQAFFERGDEVIIPAPYWVSYPDIVLLAGGTPVIVETTQKNGFKMTAAQLNKSITSKTKCVVLNSPSNPTGSAYTRPELKKLADVIVRRDITVLSDEIYEKIVYDGFEFSSIASFGPEIKKRTILVNGLSKAFSMTGWRIGYVAADKDLVAAMNNIQSQSTSNPVSFCDKAAITALNGPQDFMKTWVEEFDKRRRYMVDRLNSIPGVSCLLPQGAFYVFPNFSKLYRKKTPSGKKIGNSTELAAYLLEEHKVAAVPGVAFGADACQRLSYAMSMANIVKGIDRIEAAVQALR, encoded by the coding sequence ATGAAGCTTGCAGGCAGGGTGGGGAAAATCAAGCCTTCACCGACGCTGGCGATCACGAGCAAGGCGAAGGCGATGAAGGCGCAAGGGGTCGACGTGGTCGGCTTCGGAGCGGGGGAGCCGGACTTCGACACTCCCGATCACATCAAGGAGGCCGCGAAGAAAGCTTTGGATGAGGGATACACGAAATACACCCCCGTCCCCGGTTCGCCGGAGCTCAAGGACGCGGTCATCGCCAAGCTCAAGCGCGACAACGGCCTCGAGTACGGGCGGGAGAACATCATCGTGTCGCTGGGCGCCAAGCATTCCATCTACAACGTTGCACAGGCGTTCTTCGAGAGGGGCGACGAGGTCATCATCCCGGCCCCGTACTGGGTCTCCTACCCGGACATCGTCCTGCTGGCCGGCGGGACGCCCGTGATCGTCGAAACGACGCAGAAGAACGGGTTCAAGATGACCGCCGCGCAGCTCAACAAGTCGATCACCTCCAAGACGAAGTGCGTGGTGCTGAACAGCCCCTCCAACCCCACGGGATCGGCCTATACCCGGCCTGAACTCAAGAAGCTGGCGGACGTGATCGTCCGGCGGGATATCACCGTCCTCTCCGACGAGATCTACGAGAAGATCGTCTACGACGGGTTCGAGTTCTCGAGCATCGCCTCGTTCGGCCCGGAGATCAAGAAGCGGACGATCCTGGTGAACGGGCTGTCCAAGGCGTTCTCGATGACCGGCTGGCGGATCGGCTACGTCGCTGCGGACAAGGACCTCGTGGCGGCGATGAACAACATCCAGAGCCAGAGCACGTCCAATCCCGTCTCCTTCTGCGACAAGGCGGCCATCACGGCGCTCAACGGGCCGCAGGACTTCATGAAGACGTGGGTGGAGGAGTTCGACAAGCGGCGCCGCTACATGGTCGACCGGCTGAACAGCATCCCGGGCGTGTCCTGCCTCCTGCCGCAGGGGGCGTTCTACGTCTTCCCGAACTTCTCGAAGCTGTACAGGAAGAAGACTCCCTCGGGGAAGAAGATCGGCAACTCGACCGAGCTGGCGGCGTACCTGCTGGAGGAGCACAAGGTCGCTGCGGTGCCGGGAGTGGCGTTCGGCGCGGACGCCTGCCAGCGACTGTCGTACGCGATGTCGATGGCGAACATCGTCAAGGGGATCGACCGGATCGAGGCCGCCGTCCAGGCGCTCCGGTAG
- a CDS encoding NUDIX hydrolase, translated as MKPAPPVPTVDVIIEVEDRIVLIRRKHPPPGWAIPGGFIDAGERAQDAAVREALEETGLRVTLTGLLGVYSDPARDSRRHTISTVYMGKAEGTPSGADDAVEARLFPEHDLPTPLAFDHAQILADYFRFKRTGERPL; from the coding sequence ATGAAACCGGCGCCACCCGTCCCCACCGTCGACGTGATCATCGAAGTGGAAGACCGGATCGTGCTGATCCGGCGCAAGCACCCCCCGCCGGGGTGGGCCATCCCGGGCGGGTTCATCGACGCGGGGGAGAGGGCGCAGGACGCGGCCGTCCGCGAAGCGTTGGAGGAGACAGGCCTGCGGGTAACCCTGACGGGGCTGCTCGGCGTCTATTCCGACCCCGCCCGCGACTCCCGCAGGCACACGATTTCAACGGTTTACATGGGGAAAGCGGAAGGAACGCCTTCAGGGGCCGACGACGCCGTGGAGGCGCGGCTCTTCCCGGAGCACGACCTCCCGACGCCGCTCGCCTTCGACCACGCGCAGATCCTCGCCGACTACTTCCGTTTCAAGAGGACCGGCGAGCGTCCGCTGTAA
- a CDS encoding nucleotidyltransferase has translation MKAVVMAGGFGTRMRPLTEKLPKPMAYVANRPMMEHVVRLLAKGGIQDLEVLLYFYPEKITSYFGDGSRWGVRINYIGAEADYGTAGAVKNAEELLDGTFLVISADILTDFDLSKAFEFHRERKAAATIVLTRVPNPLQYGIVLTDEDGRIVRFLEKPSWGEVFSDTINTGIYIFEPEVLSLIPEKKNFDFSKNLFPAMLSRGDRLLGYIAEGYWKDVGNLSEYLNVHLDILAGKAAIEFEGKRAGTGNVWIGEDTHIEYTAELKNVVLGKNCAIYGEAVVENSVLGDGCIVEDGTVIQSSVVWPRTTIHKGARLLENIIGSDCEIRGHAFLAERAVIGDHCRIGTGAVVKANVKVWPHKVVEDGAVLSSSLIWGEKWARSLFGAYGIYGLANLEISPEFAAKLGAAYAATFGKKVVLSTSRDSHKASRMINRAIMTGMLSVGVDVHDFGVTPLPVVRFLARGHRDERGGVHTRKSPFNPKFIDIKFFDDTGLDLSMALEKNIESLFFREDFVRADIEETGQITFPVGGFETYVDGFLKSVDTKAIRGRGFNIVIDYSYGASALIYPRILGRLGVETVALNAMLDPEKITRTQEEFDKGLHHLSAIARSLSANFGVMIDTGGEKIFLIDEKGDVLSDWVALQIFCLLVCRQNRKGLVGVPVTASRNIEKIAARFGMAVVRSRTLPRSLVETAAREGVEFVGDGNGGYVFPRFQPAFDGMFGIVKLMELLAGEERALSDVLREIPPTVFVQKKIPCAWEHKGALMRVLATHAKGKPSQFIDGVKIFHGEDWVLFYPSQDEAYFHLCVEAEDRRNAEGLLVHYTDLFSSWSKGL, from the coding sequence ATGAAGGCTGTCGTGATGGCCGGGGGATTCGGGACGAGGATGCGCCCGCTGACGGAGAAGCTGCCCAAGCCGATGGCGTACGTGGCCAACCGCCCCATGATGGAGCACGTGGTCCGCCTGCTCGCCAAGGGGGGGATCCAGGACCTGGAGGTCCTGCTCTATTTCTACCCGGAGAAGATCACCTCCTACTTCGGCGACGGCTCCCGGTGGGGGGTGAGGATCAACTACATCGGCGCGGAGGCGGATTACGGAACCGCCGGGGCGGTCAAGAACGCCGAGGAGCTCCTGGACGGCACCTTCCTCGTCATCAGCGCCGACATCCTCACGGACTTCGACCTCTCCAAGGCGTTCGAGTTCCACCGGGAGCGCAAGGCGGCCGCCACGATCGTCCTCACCCGGGTGCCCAATCCTCTCCAGTACGGGATCGTCCTGACGGACGAAGACGGCCGGATCGTCCGGTTCCTGGAGAAACCGTCCTGGGGGGAGGTCTTCTCCGACACGATCAATACGGGAATCTACATCTTCGAGCCCGAAGTGCTCTCCCTGATCCCGGAGAAGAAGAACTTCGACTTCAGCAAGAACCTCTTCCCGGCGATGCTCTCCCGGGGGGACCGCCTGCTGGGGTACATCGCGGAAGGGTACTGGAAGGACGTGGGGAACCTCTCCGAGTACCTGAACGTGCACCTGGACATCCTGGCGGGGAAGGCGGCAATCGAGTTCGAGGGGAAGAGGGCCGGCACCGGGAACGTCTGGATCGGCGAAGACACGCACATCGAATACACCGCCGAGCTGAAAAACGTCGTTCTCGGAAAAAACTGCGCCATTTATGGCGAGGCCGTCGTGGAAAACTCCGTGCTCGGGGACGGGTGCATCGTGGAGGACGGCACCGTCATCCAGTCGTCGGTGGTGTGGCCGCGAACCACAATCCACAAGGGCGCGCGGCTCCTCGAGAACATCATCGGATCGGACTGCGAGATCCGGGGCCACGCCTTCCTCGCCGAGCGCGCGGTCATCGGCGACCATTGCCGCATCGGCACCGGGGCGGTGGTCAAGGCGAACGTGAAGGTCTGGCCCCACAAGGTGGTCGAGGACGGCGCCGTCCTCTCTTCCTCGCTCATCTGGGGAGAGAAGTGGGCGCGCTCCCTGTTCGGCGCCTACGGCATCTACGGCCTGGCCAACCTGGAGATCTCGCCCGAGTTTGCCGCCAAGCTGGGCGCCGCCTACGCGGCGACGTTCGGCAAAAAGGTGGTCCTCTCCACCAGCCGGGACAGCCACAAGGCCTCCCGGATGATCAACCGGGCCATCATGACCGGGATGCTCTCGGTGGGCGTCGACGTCCATGATTTCGGGGTGACTCCGCTGCCCGTGGTGCGGTTCCTCGCCCGGGGTCACCGGGATGAGCGCGGAGGGGTCCACACCCGCAAGAGCCCCTTCAATCCCAAGTTCATCGATATCAAGTTTTTCGACGATACCGGCCTCGACCTTTCGATGGCGCTGGAGAAGAACATCGAGTCGCTCTTCTTTCGGGAGGATTTCGTTCGAGCCGACATCGAGGAGACGGGGCAGATCACCTTCCCCGTCGGAGGGTTCGAAACCTACGTTGACGGCTTCCTGAAATCCGTCGATACAAAGGCGATCCGCGGACGCGGGTTCAACATCGTGATCGATTACTCCTACGGCGCCTCCGCCCTGATCTACCCCCGCATCCTGGGGCGGCTCGGGGTCGAGACGGTGGCACTGAACGCCATGCTGGACCCGGAAAAGATCACCAGGACGCAGGAGGAGTTCGACAAGGGGCTCCATCACCTGTCCGCCATCGCGCGGTCCCTTTCGGCCAACTTCGGCGTGATGATCGACACGGGCGGAGAGAAAATCTTCCTGATCGACGAGAAGGGGGACGTCCTCTCCGACTGGGTGGCCCTCCAGATCTTCTGCCTCCTGGTCTGCCGGCAGAACCGGAAGGGGTTGGTGGGAGTGCCGGTGACCGCCTCCCGCAACATCGAAAAGATCGCGGCGAGGTTCGGAATGGCCGTCGTCCGCAGCCGGACCCTGCCGCGCTCCCTCGTGGAAACGGCCGCGCGGGAGGGGGTGGAGTTCGTCGGCGACGGCAACGGCGGGTACGTCTTCCCCCGATTCCAGCCCGCGTTCGACGGGATGTTCGGGATCGTCAAGCTGATGGAGCTTCTGGCGGGCGAGGAGCGCGCGCTCTCCGACGTCCTCCGGGAGATTCCCCCGACGGTGTTCGTCCAGAAGAAAATCCCCTGCGCCTGGGAACACAAGGGGGCCCTGATGCGCGTTCTGGCGACCCACGCCAAGGGGAAGCCCAGCCAGTTCATCGACGGCGTGAAGATCTTCCACGGCGAGGACTGGGTACTATTCTACCCCAGCCAGGACGAGGCCTACTTCCACCTGTGCGTCGAAGCGGAGGATCGGCGGAACGCCGAGGGTCTCTTGGTGCACTACACGGACCTCTTCTCCTCGTGGAGCAAAGGGCTTTGA
- a CDS encoding phosphopantothenoylcysteine decarboxylase, with amino-acid sequence MGIFSGREVVLGVTGGIAAYKACEIVRELRKESANVHVILTASGAQFITPLTLQTLARNPVVTDLFNLISESEIGHISLAQRAHLLLIAPATANILGKIRNGIADDMLSTVVMATTAPVLIAPAMNSQMYASAAVQENLSVLSARGFHFVEPDEGELACGTVGPGRLADVGKILEMARILLSEKPLAGKRVVVSAGPTAEPLDPIRFLSNRASGKMGFAMARAARRLGAQVTLVSGPTALPDPLFLTTVRVRTAEEMFSAVSRAAEDAEAVVMCAAVADFKAKRSAPGKIKKESFDYRVELSPTVDILECLGKKKGNRVLVGFAAETDDLARNAREKMRRKNLDAIVANDVSRTDIGFESDDNEVRIFFPDGEVRELPLTTKDGIAVGVWLALNGKLFRR; translated from the coding sequence ATGGGCATCTTCTCCGGCAGGGAGGTGGTCCTGGGGGTGACGGGCGGAATCGCCGCCTACAAGGCGTGCGAGATCGTCCGGGAGCTCCGGAAGGAGTCGGCGAACGTCCACGTGATCCTCACCGCTTCGGGGGCCCAGTTCATCACGCCGCTGACCCTGCAGACCCTGGCCAGGAACCCGGTGGTGACGGATCTGTTCAACCTCATCTCCGAGTCGGAGATCGGGCACATCTCCCTCGCGCAACGGGCCCACCTGCTGCTGATCGCCCCGGCGACGGCGAACATCCTCGGGAAGATCCGAAACGGGATCGCGGACGACATGCTTTCGACGGTCGTGATGGCGACGACGGCGCCGGTGCTGATCGCCCCGGCGATGAACTCGCAGATGTACGCCTCCGCGGCGGTGCAGGAAAACCTTTCGGTTCTTTCGGCGCGGGGTTTCCACTTCGTGGAGCCGGACGAAGGCGAGCTCGCCTGCGGGACGGTGGGACCCGGGCGGCTTGCGGACGTCGGGAAGATCCTCGAAATGGCCCGGATCCTCCTGTCGGAGAAGCCCCTGGCGGGGAAGAGGGTGGTCGTGAGCGCCGGCCCGACGGCAGAGCCCCTGGATCCGATCCGCTTTCTCTCGAACCGGGCCTCGGGCAAGATGGGATTCGCGATGGCCCGCGCCGCGCGCCGTCTCGGGGCGCAGGTGACGCTGGTGTCCGGCCCGACGGCCCTGCCCGACCCCCTTTTCCTGACGACCGTCCGCGTCCGGACGGCGGAGGAGATGTTTTCCGCCGTCTCCCGCGCGGCCGAGGATGCCGAAGCCGTCGTGATGTGCGCGGCGGTCGCCGATTTCAAGGCCAAGAGGTCCGCGCCCGGCAAGATCAAGAAGGAGAGCTTCGACTACCGCGTGGAGCTTTCTCCCACGGTGGACATCCTGGAGTGCCTGGGAAAGAAAAAGGGGAACCGGGTCCTGGTCGGGTTCGCGGCGGAAACCGACGACCTCGCGCGGAACGCGCGGGAAAAGATGCGGCGGAAGAACCTGGACGCGATCGTGGCAAACGACGTTTCGCGGACCGACATCGGCTTCGAGTCAGACGACAACGAGGTCCGGATTTTCTTCCCGGACGGCGAGGTCCGGGAACTTCCGCTGACCACCAAGGACGGAATCGCGGTGGGGGTCTGGCTGGCGCTCAACGGGAAGCTGTTCCGCCGATGA
- a CDS encoding serine protease has translation MLFVLLLLVAVLPARAVSAEAPHGAVIATIATSINPVTADYLSSVIEKAEEAGAALIVLELDTPGGLDSAMRQMVQEIIRTRIPVVVYVSPSGARAASAGVLITLASDVAAMAPGTNIGAAHPVSIGGGGMDNTMTRKVENDAAAYARSLAEKKGRNADWAESAVRESTSLTEREALEKHVIDLVAPSLGDLLSRLDGKEIRKGEEAIVLSTKGIQVTRVPMGIRHRILSSLADPNIAYILMMIGIYGIFFELSNPGAVFPGIVGGISLILGFYSLQTLSANYAGFLLIALAILLFILEVKVHSYGALTIGGIVSMLLGSLMLFRASADPYLRISWGVLLSMVGASVVFFTTVITLAVRSQLRRPVTGAEGMIGETGEAMEDFAGEGKVFVLGEWWNARCGVSLRKGEKVTVVGREGMTLLVEPRNTRS, from the coding sequence ATCCTTTTCGTGCTCCTCCTTCTCGTCGCCGTCCTTCCCGCGCGCGCCGTCTCCGCGGAAGCGCCCCACGGAGCGGTGATCGCGACGATCGCCACCTCCATCAACCCCGTCACCGCCGATTATCTGTCTTCCGTCATCGAAAAGGCGGAAGAAGCGGGAGCCGCCCTGATCGTCCTGGAGCTGGACACCCCCGGCGGCCTCGACAGCGCGATGCGGCAGATGGTCCAGGAGATCATCAGGACCCGGATCCCCGTGGTCGTCTACGTCTCGCCATCGGGCGCCCGCGCGGCCTCCGCCGGGGTTCTCATCACCCTTGCGTCGGACGTCGCCGCCATGGCACCCGGCACGAACATCGGTGCGGCCCACCCGGTGAGCATCGGGGGCGGCGGGATGGACAACACCATGACGAGAAAAGTGGAGAACGACGCCGCCGCGTACGCCCGGTCCCTGGCGGAGAAGAAAGGGCGCAACGCGGACTGGGCGGAGAGCGCCGTCCGGGAGAGCACCTCCCTCACGGAAAGGGAGGCCCTCGAGAAGCACGTCATCGACCTGGTCGCGCCGTCGCTTGGCGACCTGCTTTCCAGGTTGGACGGGAAGGAGATCCGCAAGGGGGAGGAGGCGATCGTCCTGAGCACGAAGGGGATCCAGGTGACCCGGGTCCCCATGGGGATCCGCCATCGCATCCTGTCCTCGCTGGCCGACCCCAACATCGCCTACATCCTGATGATGATCGGCATCTACGGGATCTTCTTCGAGCTCTCCAACCCCGGCGCCGTCTTCCCGGGGATCGTCGGCGGAATCTCCCTGATCCTGGGGTTCTACTCCCTGCAGACGCTCTCGGCCAACTACGCCGGATTCCTCCTCATCGCACTGGCGATCCTCCTCTTCATCCTGGAGGTCAAGGTACACTCTTACGGCGCACTGACGATCGGGGGAATCGTATCGATGCTCCTGGGGAGCCTGATGCTCTTCCGCGCCTCCGCGGATCCGTACCTGCGGATTTCGTGGGGGGTGCTGCTGTCGATGGTCGGAGCCTCGGTGGTCTTTTTCACGACGGTCATCACGCTGGCGGTGCGAAGCCAGTTGCGCAGGCCCGTCACGGGAGCGGAGGGGATGATCGGGGAAACCGGGGAGGCGATGGAGGACTTCGCGGGAGAAGGCAAGGTGTTCGTCCTCGGGGAGTGGTGGAACGCCCGGTGCGGCGTCTCCCTGAGGAAGGGAGAAAAGGTGACCGTCGTCGGCCGGGAGGGGATGACGCTCCTCGTCGAGCCCAGGAATACGCGCAGCTGA
- a CDS encoding tRNA preQ1(34) S-adenosylmethionine ribosyltransferase-isomerase QueA: MRTADLDYPLPQDRIAQVPAERRRDARLMAVCRETGEIRHLRFPDLVGLLRRGDLLVLNDTKVIRGRLRARKATGAAVEIFLLAPLDGREPGGETWEALARPSNRLKEGMHFRVGGDLSVLLLRRLGEGRWSVRLSARGSVHEVLERTGEVPLPPYIRRRAGDPLLSTDAERYQTVYARRPGSVAAPTAGLHFDGKMLAEIAGVGVSTATVTLSIGYGTFSTIRAADVEHHEIHPEEYRLGSETAAAVAAARNGGGRVVAVGTTSVRTLESCAGPDGRVAPSESTTRLFITPGYRFRAVDVLLTNFHLPRSSLLALVMAFGGVELIREAYRKAVSERYRFFSYGDAMLVF; this comes from the coding sequence CTGAGGACCGCGGATCTCGATTACCCGCTGCCGCAGGACCGGATCGCCCAGGTCCCGGCGGAAAGGCGACGCGACGCGCGCCTGATGGCGGTGTGCAGGGAAACGGGGGAGATTCGCCACCTGCGGTTCCCGGACCTCGTCGGTCTCCTGCGCCGGGGCGATCTCCTCGTGCTGAACGACACGAAGGTGATCCGGGGCCGCCTGCGCGCGAGAAAGGCGACCGGGGCGGCGGTCGAGATCTTCCTGCTTGCCCCCCTCGATGGGCGGGAGCCCGGAGGAGAAACGTGGGAAGCCCTGGCCCGGCCGTCGAACCGGCTCAAGGAAGGAATGCACTTCCGGGTGGGAGGGGATCTCTCCGTCCTGCTCTTGCGCCGGTTGGGGGAAGGGCGGTGGTCGGTGCGTCTTTCCGCCCGCGGGTCCGTCCACGAGGTCCTTGAGCGTACGGGGGAGGTCCCCCTCCCGCCCTATATCCGAAGAAGGGCGGGGGATCCTCTGCTTTCGACGGACGCAGAGCGGTACCAGACGGTGTACGCGCGGCGCCCGGGCTCCGTCGCGGCGCCCACCGCGGGGCTGCACTTCGATGGGAAAATGCTCGCGGAAATCGCCGGCGTCGGCGTGTCGACGGCCACGGTGACCCTGTCGATCGGGTACGGGACGTTCTCCACGATCCGCGCCGCGGACGTGGAGCACCACGAGATCCACCCGGAGGAGTACCGCCTGGGGAGCGAGACGGCGGCCGCGGTCGCCGCGGCGAGGAACGGCGGGGGAAGAGTCGTGGCGGTGGGGACGACGAGCGTCCGGACCCTGGAGTCGTGCGCGGGACCGGACGGACGGGTCGCGCCGTCCGAAAGTACGACGCGTCTGTTCATCACACCCGGGTACCGGTTCCGCGCCGTCGATGTCCTCCTGACCAATTTCCACCTCCCCCGGTCGAGCCTGCTGGCGCTCGTGATGGCGTTCGGCGGCGTGGAGCTGATCCGGGAGGCCTACCGGAAGGCGGTTTCGGAGCGGTACCGGTTTTTCAGCTACGGCGACGCCATGCTCGTTTTTTAG